In Marixanthomonas ophiurae, one genomic interval encodes:
- a CDS encoding 4Fe-4S dicluster domain-containing protein, with the protein MAIIITDECINCGACEPECPNTAIYEGADDWRYADGTDLEGNVVLPNGKEVDANETQEPVSDELYYIVADKCTECKGFHDEPQCAAVCPVDCCVPDEDHVESDEELLGKQNFMHNK; encoded by the coding sequence ATGGCAATTATAATAACAGACGAATGTATCAATTGTGGTGCTTGTGAGCCAGAATGTCCTAACACTGCTATTTATGAAGGAGCAGATGATTGGCGTTATGCAGATGGTACCGATCTTGAAGGCAATGTAGTATTGCCTAACGGAAAAGAAGTAGATGCGAACGAAACGCAAGAGCCCGTTAGCGATGAACTTTATTATATAGTGGCTGATAAATGTACCGAGTGTAAAGGGTTTCATGATGAACCTCAGTGTGCTGCTGTATGTCCTGTAGACTGTTGTGTGCCTGATGAAGATCACGTAGAAAGCGACGAAGAGCTATTAGGAAAACAGAATTTTATGCACAATAAATAA